CGGCGGTCCTGATTTTCAGGCATCCCTGCATGCTGCTGCGGCGCCCACAGCCGGTCATCCCCATGACCGTCGACCACGAAAAATGCGTAGGGTGCCGCTACTGCATCGACTACTTCGGCTGTCCGGGGCTGCATTTCGACGAGCGCGCAAAAAAGGTCTCGATCGACCCGCTCTACTGCATCTCCTGCGGGACGTGTGAGCCGGTCTGTCCGCACGGGGCCATCGGGAAGAGGGAGGCGAACTGAAATGCGTCAGGACAAGGATATGCAGTACGTCATCGTCGGGATAGGCGGCCAGGGCATCCTTTTCACGAGCAGGGTCCTGGGTCGGGTGGCGATCGGCAAGGGGCTTCCTATGATCGGCAGCGAGGTCCACGGCATGGCTCAGCGCGGCGGATCGGTCATCAGCCACTTCAAGATCGGCGGCTACCGCAGCTCGCTGGTCCGTATGGGACAGGCCGACGTCCTGATGGCCTTCGATCAGTCGGAGGGCATCCGAAACCTCCCCTATCTCAGGGAGGGGGGGACCTTCGTCGTCAACGTTCACGACGATGCGGCCTTCCGAAACGAGCGGCTCGCGGGCTATCTCTCGTCCCGAGGGATCGACGTCTGCCGCTTCGCGGGCTACGATATCCTGGACGCGCACATGAAGGGCAACTATCTCTTCCTGAACGTCCTCATTCTCGGCGCCGCCAGCGGCATGGGCATCCCCGGACTGGAACGGGACCTCGTCGTGAAGGCGCTCGAGGAGCTGGCTCCGCCCAAGCACCTGGAGGCGAACCTCAGGGTCTTCGAGCTGGGGCTGTCCGCCTCCGGGAGGTAAGTCCCCTGAGCCGTCCCGATCGTCCGAAATGCCCTTGGTACCGCTCCTCGCTCATGAGGCGGGACCCCGCCTTCACCCTGACGGAGGTGCTCGTCGTCCTGTTGATCCTGGGGCTGATGGCAGGGGTGGCGGCGACGGTAAACTGGGGCCGCGCGTCCCCCGAGCGGGAGGCGGGGCGGCTCATGCGCTGGATCCTCCGTTCCCTGACGAAGGCGAACCGGACGGGGCGTTCCTTTACTCTTCGGCTCAGCGCCGGGACCTCCGCGGAGACCCTGGCCTTGAGGTGGAGGGACGACCCGGTTGTGGAGACGTTCCCCGCTGCCCCAGGGTTTCGGTTCCAGCTCGTCCGCCACAGCTCCTTCGCCCCCGAGAGCGTCTACAGCCCTCAGTGGGGGACCTTCACCCCGGCGGCCACGGTCCGCATCACGGCGCTGCGGGGGGCGAAGCCCCACTACCTGATCCTCT
This is a stretch of genomic DNA from uncultured Fretibacterium sp.. It encodes these proteins:
- a CDS encoding prepilin-type N-terminal cleavage/methylation domain-containing protein, which encodes MRRDPAFTLTEVLVVLLILGLMAGVAATVNWGRASPEREAGRLMRWILRSLTKANRTGRSFTLRLSAGTSAETLALRWRDDPVVETFPAAPGFRFQLVRHSSFAPESVYSPQWGTFTPAATVRITALRGAKPHYLILSGYGRVRTASSPPPGGVE
- a CDS encoding 2-oxoacid:acceptor oxidoreductase family protein, coding for MRQDKDMQYVIVGIGGQGILFTSRVLGRVAIGKGLPMIGSEVHGMAQRGGSVISHFKIGGYRSSLVRMGQADVLMAFDQSEGIRNLPYLREGGTFVVNVHDDAAFRNERLAGYLSSRGIDVCRFAGYDILDAHMKGNYLFLNVLILGAASGMGIPGLERDLVVKALEELAPPKHLEANLRVFELGLSASGR